One region of Thiomonas intermedia genomic DNA includes:
- the dnaQ gene encoding DNA polymerase III subunit epsilon gives MTRQIVLDTETTGLNPASGDRIIEVAGVELFNRRLTGKRYHTYLNPDRASHPDALKVHGLTEEFLSDKPRFVQIADGLLEFVRDAEIIIHNAPFDCAFLDAELERMNLPTFRKHVPLVTDTLVMAKLQFPGKFNNLDALCKRFGIDNAHRTLHGALLDAELLAEVYLSLTRGQDSLVIDLETPQQQLTVAARALDGFALPVFAPRPDEQAAHESFLRLLDKKSNGNSIWRPQPVQDAVQ, from the coding sequence ATGACACGCCAAATCGTCCTTGACACCGAGACTACCGGACTCAACCCGGCGAGCGGAGATCGCATCATCGAAGTCGCCGGCGTGGAACTGTTCAACCGCAGGCTCACCGGCAAGCGTTACCACACCTACCTCAACCCGGATCGGGCCAGCCACCCGGACGCCCTCAAAGTCCACGGACTTACCGAAGAATTTCTCTCGGACAAACCCAGGTTTGTGCAGATCGCAGATGGTCTGCTGGAATTCGTACGCGATGCCGAAATCATCATTCACAACGCCCCATTCGACTGCGCATTCCTAGATGCCGAGCTTGAACGGATGAATCTCCCCACGTTCAGAAAACACGTCCCACTGGTCACCGACACCCTGGTCATGGCCAAGTTGCAGTTTCCAGGCAAGTTCAACAATCTCGACGCGCTCTGTAAGCGGTTCGGCATCGACAACGCCCACCGAACCCTGCACGGCGCGCTGCTCGATGCCGAACTCCTCGCCGAGGTCTATCTCAGCCTGACACGGGGACAGGACAGCCTCGTCATTGATCTGGAAACCCCCCAGCAACAATTGACGGTAGCTGCGCGCGCGCTTGATGGCTTTGCCCTGCCCGTTTTCGCGCCCCGTCCGGACGAGCAGGCCGCACATGAATCATTTCTCAGGCTGCTCGACAAGAAGAGCAATGGCAACAGCATCTGGCGCCCACAGCCGGTACAAGACGCCGTGCAATGA
- a CDS encoding sulfite exporter TauE/SafE family protein, whose amino-acid sequence MLADLALTQHILSVISGAAVGFTLGLIGGGGSILAVPLLLYLVGYPNPHVVIGTTALAVSINAYLNLIPHARAGNVRWKEAVIFAVVGAVAAFVGSTLGKAVDGKKLLFLFAILMLVIAALMARPKKVKPGDLEGHPGQFSLWKLILSAAIVGTLSGFFGIGGGFLIVPGLVFATGMPMLAAVGSSLFSVGTFGLTTAINYASSGLLDWTVAGLYIAGGIAGGVFGARLATHLGKSSKGTLNFIFAALVAVVAVYMIYKNMSAFGIHL is encoded by the coding sequence ATGCTCGCAGACCTGGCCCTGACCCAACATATTCTGTCCGTCATTTCCGGCGCGGCAGTCGGCTTCACGCTTGGCCTGATCGGCGGCGGCGGCTCCATCCTCGCCGTGCCGCTTCTGCTGTATCTGGTCGGCTACCCCAACCCCCATGTGGTCATCGGCACCACCGCACTGGCAGTCTCGATCAACGCTTATCTGAATTTGATTCCGCATGCGCGAGCTGGCAATGTGCGCTGGAAGGAAGCGGTGATCTTCGCCGTGGTCGGTGCCGTGGCGGCCTTCGTGGGCTCCACGCTTGGCAAGGCCGTGGACGGCAAGAAGCTGCTGTTCCTCTTCGCCATCCTGATGCTGGTGATCGCCGCGCTGATGGCTCGCCCCAAGAAGGTCAAGCCCGGCGACCTGGAGGGTCACCCTGGCCAGTTCTCTCTCTGGAAGTTGATTCTGTCAGCCGCGATCGTAGGTACGCTGTCGGGCTTCTTCGGCATTGGCGGCGGCTTTCTCATCGTGCCCGGACTGGTGTTTGCCACCGGCATGCCGATGCTGGCCGCGGTCGGCTCGTCCCTGTTTTCCGTGGGCACTTTCGGCCTGACCACAGCCATCAATTACGCCAGCTCCGGTCTGCTCGACTGGACGGTTGCCGGGCTCTACATCGCCGGAGGCATTGCCGGCGGCGTGTTCGGAGCCCGCCTGGCCACGCATCTGGGCAAGAGCAGCAAGGGAACGCTCAACTTCATTTTCGCGGCCCTGGTGGCGGTGGTGGCCGTCTACATGATTTACAAGAACATGTCGGCCTTCGGCATTCATCTGTGA
- the rimO gene encoding 30S ribosomal protein S12 methylthiotransferase RimO has product METSLTPMSPAASAAPKIGFVSLGCPKALVDSERILTELRAQGYDTSKSYAGADLVIVNTCGFIDAAVQESLDAIGEALAENGKVIVTGCLGARNDAATGNNLVREVHPKVLAVTGPHATDEVLHHVHATLPKPHDPFVDLVPAAGIKLTPKHFAYLKISEGCNHRCTFCIIPAMRGDLVSRPIGDVLNEARALFASGVKELLVVSQDTSAYGVDVKYRTGFWDGRPLRTRMTELVDALGGLAAEHDAWVRLHYVYPYPHVDEVLPLMAQGRILPYLDVPLQHAHPDVLKRMKRPASGERNLERIARWREICPELVVRSTFIAGFPGETEAEFQTLLDFVQEAELDRVGCFAYSPVEGAAANAIANPVPEAVREERRARFMAVAEEVSTRKLQKRVGQVMRVLVDQASREGGVGRTYADAPEIDGKVHLLPPDKPSLKMRLAQSGGQFVRARIVRTDGHDLVGELV; this is encoded by the coding sequence CCCAGGGGTATGACACCTCGAAGAGCTACGCCGGGGCCGATCTGGTCATCGTCAACACCTGCGGCTTCATCGATGCGGCCGTTCAGGAAAGCCTTGACGCCATTGGCGAGGCTCTGGCCGAAAACGGCAAGGTCATCGTCACCGGATGCCTGGGAGCGCGCAACGATGCGGCGACGGGCAACAACCTGGTGCGCGAAGTGCATCCCAAGGTGCTCGCGGTCACGGGACCGCACGCCACTGATGAAGTGCTGCACCATGTGCATGCCACCTTGCCCAAGCCGCATGACCCCTTCGTCGATCTCGTTCCCGCCGCGGGCATCAAACTCACCCCCAAGCATTTTGCCTATCTGAAGATCAGCGAAGGCTGCAATCATCGCTGCACCTTCTGCATCATCCCGGCCATGCGTGGCGATCTGGTGTCGCGCCCGATAGGTGATGTTTTGAACGAGGCGCGCGCGCTTTTTGCCTCCGGGGTGAAAGAACTGCTGGTCGTCAGTCAGGACACTTCGGCCTACGGTGTGGATGTGAAGTACCGCACCGGGTTCTGGGATGGCCGTCCCCTACGCACCCGCATGACCGAACTGGTCGATGCCTTGGGCGGGTTGGCGGCAGAACACGATGCCTGGGTGCGGCTGCATTACGTTTATCCCTATCCACACGTCGACGAGGTTCTGCCCCTCATGGCGCAGGGCCGCATTCTTCCTTATCTCGATGTGCCGCTGCAGCACGCGCATCCGGATGTGCTCAAACGCATGAAGCGTCCGGCCAGCGGCGAGCGCAACCTCGAGCGCATCGCAAGGTGGCGCGAGATCTGCCCCGAATTGGTGGTTCGGTCCACCTTCATCGCGGGATTTCCGGGCGAGACCGAAGCAGAGTTCCAGACCTTGCTCGATTTCGTTCAGGAGGCCGAGCTCGACCGGGTGGGCTGCTTCGCCTATTCGCCGGTGGAAGGTGCTGCGGCCAACGCGATCGCAAACCCTGTGCCCGAGGCGGTTCGTGAGGAACGCCGCGCTCGCTTCATGGCGGTAGCCGAGGAGGTTTCCACCCGCAAGCTGCAGAAGCGCGTGGGCCAGGTGATGCGGGTTTTGGTCGATCAGGCGAGCCGCGAGGGCGGTGTCGGCCGAACCTACGCCGACGCACCGGAGATCGACGGTAAGGTGCATCTTCTCCCGCCCGACAAACCCTCGCTCAAGATGCGGCTGGCGCAAAGCGGGGGGCAGTTCGTCCGTGCGCGCATCGTTCGCACGGACGGGCATGATCTGGTGGGCGAACTGGTCTGA
- a CDS encoding DUF2189 domain-containing protein, whose protein sequence is MTPEEAQRHPLAAETRTRVSVCALQWNTPFRWLAAGWRDFARCPVVGLTYGVIFTALGWLLAWTLASTPEYTLMLAAGLLLVGPALAMGLMEASRRCEINLKARLNFCIRCWWPHRGSVAIFAGLLLVIELLWGRTALVVFALFFDAGMPETGGVLRLLLDPANLTFVTVYLGVALLFGGLVFAISVISIPMMLDRPVDAITAALTSLRVCLEHPVAMICWAALIGFISLLAMLPFGLGWIIVLPVIGHASWHAYRGVVCPSLQQPLPG, encoded by the coding sequence ATGACCCCCGAAGAAGCACAGCGTCACCCGCTGGCGGCGGAAACCCGCACGCGCGTGAGCGTATGCGCGCTGCAATGGAATACCCCCTTTCGATGGCTTGCCGCCGGGTGGCGCGACTTCGCCCGCTGCCCGGTGGTCGGATTGACCTACGGCGTCATCTTCACCGCACTGGGCTGGCTCCTGGCGTGGACCTTGGCCAGCACGCCGGAATACACCTTGATGCTGGCCGCCGGACTGCTGCTGGTCGGCCCCGCTCTGGCCATGGGGTTGATGGAAGCCAGCCGCCGCTGCGAGATCAATCTCAAGGCGCGATTGAATTTCTGCATCCGCTGCTGGTGGCCTCATCGCGGCAGTGTGGCCATCTTCGCCGGATTGCTGCTGGTCATCGAGCTGCTTTGGGGACGCACCGCCCTGGTGGTCTTCGCCCTGTTCTTCGATGCCGGGATGCCCGAGACAGGCGGGGTCCTGCGACTGCTGCTCGACCCTGCCAATCTCACCTTCGTTACGGTCTATCTGGGAGTCGCCCTGCTTTTTGGCGGACTGGTGTTTGCCATCAGTGTGATCTCGATCCCCATGATGCTCGACCGTCCGGTGGACGCCATCACCGCGGCGTTGACCAGCCTGCGGGTCTGCCTCGAACATCCAGTTGCCATGATCTGCTGGGCCGCACTGATCGGCTTCATCAGCCTGCTGGCCATGCTGCCTTTCGGCCTGGGGTGGATCATCGTGCTGCCCGTCATCGGGCACGCCAGCTGGCATGCCTACCGCGGGGTGGTCTGCCCCAGTCTCCAACAGCCTTTGCCCGGCTGA
- a CDS encoding exodeoxyribonuclease III produces the protein MLPFPLRVTSLNLNGVRSAANKGVDGWLREHARPDVLCVQELKALDADMTPALRTLGALPGAAFQHAEKAGYSGVGLYWKHEPDEVRIGFGHGEFDAEGRYVEAIYKRPAGGRLSIVSVYFPSGSSSEERQSAKFRFLADFYEHLRALKSAGDVLLCGDVNIAHKEIDLKNWKGNLKNSGFLPEERAWMTRLLDEVGYVDVFRQLDPAPDRYTWWSNRGQARAKNVGWRIDYHLATPALAAHAKPGSAWIYTEQRFSDHAPLTIDYA, from the coding sequence ATGTTGCCTTTCCCCTTGCGTGTGACTTCTCTCAATCTCAACGGCGTGCGCTCTGCGGCCAACAAGGGTGTCGATGGCTGGCTGCGCGAGCACGCACGGCCCGACGTGCTGTGCGTGCAGGAACTCAAGGCGCTCGATGCCGACATGACGCCCGCACTTCGTACGCTGGGCGCCCTGCCAGGCGCCGCCTTCCAACACGCCGAGAAGGCGGGCTACAGCGGCGTTGGCCTCTACTGGAAGCACGAACCCGATGAGGTGCGTATCGGATTTGGTCATGGTGAGTTTGATGCCGAGGGCCGATATGTCGAAGCCATCTACAAGCGGCCAGCTGGTGGGCGCCTGTCCATCGTGTCGGTCTACTTTCCCTCCGGCTCCAGCTCGGAAGAGCGTCAAAGCGCGAAGTTCCGCTTCCTGGCGGACTTCTACGAGCATCTGCGCGCCCTGAAGTCGGCTGGTGACGTTCTTCTGTGCGGCGATGTGAATATTGCACACAAGGAAATCGATCTCAAGAACTGGAAGGGCAACCTCAAGAACAGCGGTTTTCTCCCGGAAGAGCGTGCCTGGATGACGCGTCTCCTTGACGAAGTCGGCTATGTGGATGTGTTTCGCCAACTTGACCCCGCGCCGGATCGATACACCTGGTGGAGCAACCGCGGCCAGGCACGTGCGAAGAACGTGGGCTGGCGAATCGACTATCACCTCGCCACACCTGCGCTGGCCGCCCATGCCAAGCCTGGAAGTGCATGGATCTATACCGAGCAGCGATTCTCCGATCATGCGCCCCTGACCATCGACTACGCGTGA
- the lspA gene encoding signal peptidase II: MPSALSHAALNPRRSPVWPWLLVSLVVILSDQFSKAWVRQTLPLDSSRPVTDFFNLVYIHNPGAAFSFLANAPGWQRWFFTGLSLAASAFILWLMFKNRGKTLFSLGLSFILGGALGNVIDRVLWGKVTDFLDFYLTLHGQQWHWPAFNLADSAIFVGAVLLIVDEFRRSRQHRA, translated from the coding sequence ATGCCCTCTGCCCTTTCCCACGCTGCCCTCAACCCACGCCGCTCACCCGTCTGGCCGTGGCTGCTGGTCTCGCTGGTCGTCATTCTTTCGGACCAGTTCAGCAAGGCCTGGGTGCGGCAGACCTTGCCGCTTGACAGCAGCCGTCCGGTCACTGATTTCTTCAACCTCGTCTACATCCACAACCCCGGTGCCGCCTTCTCGTTTCTCGCGAATGCGCCGGGCTGGCAACGCTGGTTCTTTACCGGCCTGAGTCTCGCCGCGTCGGCTTTCATTTTGTGGCTGATGTTCAAAAACCGCGGCAAAACCCTGTTCAGCCTGGGTCTGTCGTTCATTCTCGGCGGGGCCTTGGGCAATGTGATCGACCGAGTGCTCTGGGGCAAGGTCACGGATTTCCTCGACTTTTATCTCACCCTCCACGGCCAGCAGTGGCATTGGCCGGCGTTCAATCTGGCCGACTCGGCCATCTTTGTTGGGGCGGTCCTGCTGATCGTCGACGAGTTCCGGCGCAGTCGTCAGCACCGAGCCTGA
- a CDS encoding acetate uptake transporter yields MAEKKAINPAPLGLSGFALTTWLLSMVNAGWFPGADVPMVLAAAFAFGGTAQFVAGVMEAVVGNGFGFVAFCGYGAFWWSFALFVDFFAKGVGGPFVGWYLLLWGVFTTYLWIATWKKGRALMLVFTALVPTFFLLAAGAITGNGGLSIFGGYLGLITAALAFYLAAAEIINEAWGRVVLPV; encoded by the coding sequence ATGGCTGAGAAAAAAGCGATCAATCCCGCTCCACTGGGATTATCTGGTTTCGCCCTGACGACCTGGCTATTGAGCATGGTGAATGCCGGCTGGTTTCCCGGAGCCGACGTGCCGATGGTGCTGGCGGCCGCGTTTGCCTTTGGCGGAACTGCCCAGTTTGTGGCCGGTGTGATGGAAGCCGTCGTGGGTAACGGCTTCGGCTTTGTGGCCTTTTGCGGGTACGGCGCTTTCTGGTGGAGTTTCGCGCTGTTTGTCGACTTTTTCGCCAAGGGGGTCGGCGGCCCGTTCGTCGGCTGGTATCTGTTGCTCTGGGGTGTGTTCACCACCTATCTGTGGATTGCCACCTGGAAGAAAGGGCGAGCCTTGATGCTTGTTTTCACTGCGCTGGTTCCCACCTTTTTCCTGCTGGCGGCCGGTGCAATCACCGGAAATGGAGGTCTGAGCATCTTCGGTGGCTATCTGGGGTTGATTACGGCGGCATTGGCGTTTTACCTAGCCGCTGCCGAAATCATTAACGAAGCCTGGGGCCGGGTGGTTTTGCCGGTTTGA
- a CDS encoding DUF4124 domain-containing protein has product MKLTVCRLRPVLLGLLLCLAQGAHADIYLCRDANGTLVSSDRMTNDCLTYGGKVIGSDGTVRRRILTIKEQAAQAQAQEAAQNLARQQRDRQREDRALLLRYPNETALEASRINDLNRPQTMIQDARKQLEMLGRQLKQLHIDAQFYPQGPLPLELRTKLDENKVLTQQENDLIVGQNAEITRINREYETLRIRLKPLWARTTTGP; this is encoded by the coding sequence ATGAAATTGACCGTGTGTCGCCTTCGCCCCGTACTCTTAGGTCTCTTGTTGTGCTTGGCACAGGGGGCGCACGCCGACATCTACCTCTGTCGTGATGCGAACGGTACGCTGGTATCGAGTGATCGCATGACGAACGACTGCCTGACCTACGGCGGCAAGGTGATTGGATCTGACGGCACCGTGCGCCGTCGCATTCTGACGATCAAGGAACAGGCGGCACAGGCCCAGGCGCAAGAGGCCGCGCAAAACCTTGCCAGGCAGCAGCGTGACCGGCAGCGTGAGGATCGCGCGCTCTTGTTGCGTTATCCCAATGAAACTGCGCTCGAAGCGTCTCGAATCAACGACCTGAATCGCCCTCAGACCATGATTCAGGATGCGCGCAAGCAGCTGGAGATGCTGGGTCGCCAGCTCAAGCAACTGCACATCGATGCGCAGTTCTATCCGCAAGGTCCTCTGCCACTGGAATTGCGCACCAAACTGGACGAAAACAAGGTGCTGACCCAGCAGGAGAACGACCTGATCGTGGGCCAGAACGCCGAGATCACGCGGATCAACCGGGAATATGAAACGCTGCGCATCCGGCTCAAGCCGCTCTGGGCCAGAACCACAACGGGCCCGTGA
- a CDS encoding DUF2844 domain-containing protein, whose product MKNRWIILGAVVTLSAPFAWASLGQVNPTPPSQVTRPSMPTASARIVARSMPDNLQIRAAKGPDGMPVQEYIGADGSLFAITWAGPQRVQAQAMVQHFFPHASADNGHAAHELQAVVRSATQPWGNEGVAYLPALMPMDFDPNTLAP is encoded by the coding sequence ATGAAAAATCGCTGGATCATTCTTGGCGCGGTGGTGACCCTGTCCGCGCCGTTCGCCTGGGCCAGTCTGGGCCAAGTCAACCCGACCCCACCGTCACAAGTCACACGCCCGAGCATGCCCACCGCTTCGGCCAGAATCGTGGCGCGCTCCATGCCCGACAATCTGCAGATCCGCGCCGCAAAGGGCCCGGATGGGATGCCGGTGCAAGAGTACATCGGGGCGGATGGGTCGCTGTTCGCCATCACCTGGGCCGGGCCGCAACGTGTCCAGGCGCAGGCCATGGTGCAACATTTTTTCCCCCACGCCTCGGCCGACAACGGTCATGCTGCGCACGAACTGCAGGCGGTGGTCCGAAGTGCCACACAACCCTGGGGTAACGAAGGGGTTGCCTATCTTCCGGCTTTGATGCCGATGGATTTCGATCCGAATACGTTGGCGCCCTGA
- a CDS encoding peptide chain release factor 3 — translation MSTNDSEQIRRRRTFAIISHPDAGKTTLTEKLLLFSGAIQIAGSVKARKASRHATSDWMEIEKQRGISVASSVMQMEWRDCVINLLDTPGHQDFSEDTYRVLTAVDAALMVIDAANGVEEQTLRLLEVCRARNTPILTFVNKMDREVRQPLDLMDEIERNLGMAVVPFTWPVGMGRDFHGVFDLRLDRMRVFRPGEERVRDDDQMLTGLDNPESVRRFGQAYEQAQGEIGLLRDAAPAFDAAEFLAGRQSPLFFGSAINNFGVQEVLDALVELAPSPLPRAATTRVVQPEESAFTGVVFKIQANMDPAHRDRIAFVRIVSGHFERGMKIRVGRTGKDIRPGSVVTFMSQRRELLDEAFAGDIVGIPNHGTLHLGDSLSEGEELQFTGLPFFAPEMFRAVEIADPMRSKQLRTGLQQLGEEGAIQVFRPMAGGSLLLGAVGTLQFDVVQHRLKSEYGVDARMEGSKYRMARWFTCDDPQALRRFIDANAHRIAYDVVEAPAVLLTHASELRVMQELAPKIQFHTLREHAGQVFKASMQP, via the coding sequence ATGAGCACAAACGACTCCGAGCAGATCCGCAGGCGGCGTACTTTCGCCATCATTTCCCACCCGGACGCGGGCAAAACCACGCTGACCGAGAAGCTGTTGCTGTTCTCCGGCGCGATTCAGATCGCGGGGAGTGTGAAGGCGCGCAAGGCCAGCCGCCATGCCACTTCTGACTGGATGGAGATCGAAAAGCAGCGGGGCATCTCGGTGGCGTCGTCCGTCATGCAGATGGAATGGCGCGACTGCGTGATCAATTTGCTGGACACGCCAGGCCACCAGGACTTTTCTGAAGATACTTACCGGGTGCTGACCGCAGTGGATGCTGCGTTGATGGTGATCGACGCGGCCAACGGCGTCGAAGAGCAGACCTTGCGCCTGCTCGAAGTCTGCCGGGCGCGCAACACGCCCATTCTGACCTTCGTGAACAAGATGGACCGCGAGGTGCGTCAGCCGCTCGATCTGATGGATGAGATCGAGCGCAACCTGGGCATGGCCGTGGTCCCGTTTACCTGGCCAGTGGGCATGGGGCGCGACTTCCATGGTGTCTTCGACCTGCGCCTCGACCGCATGCGGGTCTTCCGGCCTGGCGAGGAGCGGGTGAGGGACGACGATCAGATGCTGACCGGGCTGGACAACCCGGAGTCGGTGCGCCGCTTCGGCCAAGCCTACGAACAGGCTCAGGGTGAGATCGGTTTGCTGCGCGACGCGGCGCCGGCCTTCGATGCGGCGGAATTTCTCGCCGGACGCCAGTCGCCGTTGTTCTTTGGTTCGGCCATCAATAACTTCGGCGTGCAGGAGGTGCTCGATGCGCTTGTGGAACTGGCGCCGTCGCCCTTGCCGCGTGCCGCGACCACGCGCGTCGTGCAGCCGGAGGAAAGCGCGTTCACCGGCGTGGTATTCAAGATTCAGGCCAATATGGACCCGGCCCACCGCGACCGCATTGCCTTTGTCCGTATTGTGTCGGGGCATTTCGAGCGCGGCATGAAAATCCGGGTGGGGCGCACGGGCAAAGACATCCGTCCTGGCAGCGTCGTCACCTTCATGTCACAGCGGCGCGAGTTGCTGGACGAGGCTTTCGCTGGCGACATCGTCGGCATTCCCAATCATGGCACGCTCCACCTCGGAGACAGCCTGAGCGAGGGGGAGGAGCTGCAGTTCACGGGCCTGCCGTTTTTCGCACCCGAGATGTTTCGCGCGGTCGAGATTGCCGATCCGATGCGCAGCAAACAGTTGCGCACCGGTCTGCAGCAATTGGGCGAGGAAGGGGCGATCCAGGTTTTCCGCCCTATGGCCGGCGGCAGTCTGCTGCTGGGGGCCGTGGGCACCTTGCAGTTCGACGTGGTGCAGCACCGCCTGAAGTCGGAGTATGGCGTGGATGCGCGCATGGAGGGCAGTAAGTACCGCATGGCGCGGTGGTTCACCTGTGACGATCCGCAGGCGCTCAGGCGCTTCATCGACGCCAATGCGCACCGCATTGCCTACGACGTGGTCGAGGCACCGGCCGTGCTGCTGACGCACGCAAGCGAGTTGCGCGTGATGCAGGAACTGGCTCCCAAGATCCAGTTCCATACCCTGCGCGAGCATGCCGGTCAGGTCTTCAAGGCGTCGATGCAACCCTGA